The sequence below is a genomic window from Flavobacterium lipolyticum.
ACCAACAAATTGACCGTTCTGGATATGGATTTAATTGAAAGTTCTTTTGATTTGATGACCAATCCGCTGCTTAAAGTAAAACCAAGAAGCGATTGGATGATGCCAACACCTTTTGTATTGAATGACGCAGTACTCCTTCAGCAAAAAATAAAACGCTACACAGCACCCGCAACTATTCCTGCACCTGCAGCAATAGCGAAAGACAGTACTGCCATAAAAAAAGACAGCTTAAAACCTATTGCAAAGCCAATTGTAAAACCACAATAAAAAACACTTATTATGGCAACCAATATCTCTACAGTTCTTTTAAATGCTCCCTCAGAAAAAGTCTGGAATGCACTCACTCAACCGGAGTGGGTCAAACAATGGCAATACGGCAGTGACTTAATCACAGACTGGAAAATTGGTAATGAAATCAGATTTAGGAACGAATGGGAAGGTCAGGTTTTTGAGCAATGGGGGACTGTTTTGGAGATTATCCCCAATCAGAAAATCAAATATTCCTTATTCTTCCCCAGACCGGAATTAGAGGACAAACCCGAGAATTACTTCGTAATGAGTTATGTCTTAACAGAAGAAAATCAGAAAACAAAACTCGAAATTGTTCAGGAAGACAATCGCCCCGGAGCAGTTCAGGAAAAACCTCAGGATGAAGAAAACCCAATTTTACAAGCTTTAAAAGCTTTAATCGAATCGTAAAATGAATTTTAAAATAATAAAGGCAAACTTTATATAAAGTTTGCCTTTATCTTTTAACAGGCGCATTCCATTCTCAAACCTGTCTGTCCCCCTTTTGTTCCCTCAGTGGCATAACCGTCCAACTTCCACCACTCGATCCCTCCTATTAACTCTTTCACCTTAAAGCCGAGTTTTGTCATATTCAAGGCGCCCTTTGTCGAAGCATTGCAGCCAATTCCATCACAATAAGTTACATACAAAACTTCTTTGTCTAAATGTTGGGTACGCTCCAGCGTCATTTCACGATGCGGAATATTGATTGCTGTGGGAATGTGTTCTGCTTCAAAGCCAAAAGCTTTGCGCGCATCAATAGCGATTACTTTCTCTCCATTGTTCAGGGCATCAAATAAATCAGACGGATCTATTTCGAACGCCAGCTTATTCTCATAATGTTTAATTTGTGCTTCCATTTTTTTACAGTTTTACTATTTCAGTTTTTCAAATGTAATGTAATGGCTCCTTCCATAAAAACGAAAAGAATTCATTCAGTTGATTACTTTTTTTCATAGAAAAGCCATCCTAAAATTTTGTTCCTTTGTACTTCTAATTCCCAAAAAAATGGAAATACGTCATTTACGATTAATAAAAGCAATTGTTGAAGAAGGAAGCATCACTAAGGCAATTGACAAGTTGCATCTGACACAATCGGCTTTGAGCCATCAGCTTAAAGAAGCCGAGTATCAATTGGGAACCGCCATTTTTCTGCGCAGCAATAAAAAACTGGTTCTAACCAAAGCCGGCGAAAAGATCTACGAACTTGCCAATGAAATTTTGGACAAACTTTTGCAAACCGAATTGCAAATCAAACAAATGGTTTATGGAGAATACGGTGAAATCAGAATTAGCACCGAATGTTTTTCAAGTTATCATTGGCTGCCATCGGTTTTAAAACAATTTCATTTTTTATATCCAAACGTCGAACTTAAAATTGTAACCGAAGCAACCCATATTCCGATACAAAAATTACTGGAAAACACCATCGATATTGCCGTAATAAGCGATCAGATCAAAGACAACAACATTAGATATATTGAGCTTTTTCAGGATGAAATGGTTATGGCCGTCTCTGAAAACCACGCCTGGGCAACTAAAAAATATGTGGTAGCCAAAGATTTTATCGATGAACATTTACTCATTCACTCCTTTCCGATGGAAACGGTTACCATACATCAGTTTGTACTGGCCCCCGCCAAGGTAACCCCCAGAAAAATAACTGCCCTGCCGCTTACAGAAGCATCGCTCGAAATGGTCAAGGCCGATATGGGGGTAATATCAATGGCAAAATGGGCCTTGTTACCTCATTTGAAAAACAATCCGATAAAAGCTGTACAAATTGGAAAAAACGGTTTAAAAAGAAAACACTTTATTGCTATTCGGGAAAATCAGGAATATCCGGACTACTTTTATCGCTTCATCACTTTTTTACAAAACGAAATCAATCTTCAATGGAATATTCAATAAGAAAC
It includes:
- a CDS encoding SRPBCC family protein → MATNISTVLLNAPSEKVWNALTQPEWVKQWQYGSDLITDWKIGNEIRFRNEWEGQVFEQWGTVLEIIPNQKIKYSLFFPRPELEDKPENYFVMSYVLTEENQKTKLEIVQEDNRPGAVQEKPQDEENPILQALKALIES
- a CDS encoding rhodanese-like domain-containing protein; this translates as MEAQIKHYENKLAFEIDPSDLFDALNNGEKVIAIDARKAFGFEAEHIPTAINIPHREMTLERTQHLDKEVLYVTYCDGIGCNASTKGALNMTKLGFKVKELIGGIEWWKLDGYATEGTKGGQTGLRMECAC
- a CDS encoding LysR family transcriptional regulator yields the protein MEIRHLRLIKAIVEEGSITKAIDKLHLTQSALSHQLKEAEYQLGTAIFLRSNKKLVLTKAGEKIYELANEILDKLLQTELQIKQMVYGEYGEIRISTECFSSYHWLPSVLKQFHFLYPNVELKIVTEATHIPIQKLLENTIDIAVISDQIKDNNIRYIELFQDEMVMAVSENHAWATKKYVVAKDFIDEHLLIHSFPMETVTIHQFVLAPAKVTPRKITALPLTEASLEMVKADMGVISMAKWALLPHLKNNPIKAVQIGKNGLKRKHFIAIRENQEYPDYFYRFITFLQNEINLQWNIQ